The Triticum aestivum cultivar Chinese Spring chromosome 4B, IWGSC CS RefSeq v2.1, whole genome shotgun sequence sequence TCCTGATATTGCCTGATATTGCCCTCGTGGAGCATTATGGGAAATTCTTCCATTGCCATAATCCAAGGATCCGAGCATACCTAGCTATCCTCTGACTTCCGACAGTGCCATGAGTCGCGCGGTGTCTTCGACAGTTGGTTCTCTCAAGTACCCCGGTTCAAACACCTTGACCGCCCCGGTAGCGAACTTGACCATGGCTTTGAGACATGTGGTTAGTCTATATCCAGGGAGCGGTAGAGGTCCGGCAAGGCCTGGATGGCTGAGTGGTTGGTGTAGCGGCGGCATTGGTCTCAGACTACGCAGATAGAGAGAAAGGGGGAGGGACAGAGTGATAAAAGCAGGGCTCTGGGTGGTTTTTGGCTGGGTCCAGAGTGTCAGACACCTACGTGGTGGCTGTTCGGACATCCGCAAAGCTCCGCCAACTTTACTTCCGGTTTGCAGGAATTCAGACGTGCAGACTGGTCTGTGCACGTTTGACGTACGGCGGTGGATGGCACAAAGTGTCCGGACCACACGCCCCAATGGTTAGCGGCATTTTGATGgacaacattggagatgcccttagggatTGGAGCTAAACAAAGGAGAACTGCACGCATATCACCTCGGCTGCttgtatttctttttctttttggttaAACTGGGCAATATTTTTGTCATCGGTGTGGGACTCTTTGATTTAAAAGATTTTAGAAATTTTCCCTATATTGGTTGTTTGATTTGCATGATGAATCCTGTGGATATTTTTCTAAGAAATCAATTGCGGTACATTTAATAGGAATTTTCCCTTCACTCAAACCTCTTGCAAAGAATCTTTTTATTTTACCAGTGGTATAATCAAATACACTACTTTGGTGCAAACAAAATTTTataggttttgacaccgacacatgccaCTACAATTCTGTGCTTTTCCTAATACTGACTTTTTGCAATCTTGCGAATCAAAGGTAACGGGCGCACGATGCAGTGAATTAAAATCTGATTCTTCATTACGTAAAATATTTGTTATAAGCTTTTGAACAACAAGATGTGGTTTAGTGTTTTCCTAAGGTACAAGTCATGAGAAACAAACGGTAGTCCCAGAAGAGAAATGTTTGCGACAAACAAACTCTAGTCAAGGAATGGCAGAGCTGTGGAACACAACACTACTTTGCCCTGCTGTCTTCTTGATCCCGGCCTCATGCATCACCTCGCCCATTCTCGTCGCAGCACACCAATTCCCATTTTCTAGATAAATATTCCTGATAGTCACAAACCGATCGGATTGCTGAGCACCAAGAGCCACTAGTTTTCGCCCGATCTCAGCAACAAGCTCCACATTTCCATGGAGCTTGCAAGCACCAAGAAGCGCGCCCCACACAGAAGCATCAGGCAGAAAGGGCATCCGCTCTATCCTCTCAATGGCCTCCATAAAGCGGCCAGCACGGCCTAACAGGTCCACAACACATCCATAATGGGCCATCATTGGAGTCACCTTGTATTCAGTCACCATCGTCTCGAACCAGTATAACCCAATCTCCACCAATCCTGCTCGAGCACAACCTGTCAGTAGAGCGAGAAATGTGATCTGGTTCGGCAAGAACCCTCCAACTATCATCATGTTGAACTTGACCAGTGCTTCAGTCTCTTTCCCATGATTAGCCAGTGCAGAGAGCAATGCATTCCACGTACAGACCTCCTTCTCGCATACAATCTGAAAGGCTCTCCTGCAACAGTCAAGCTTCCCGTACTTCCCATACATGTCGATCAACGCCGTGCCCAAGAACGCTGTGAGGTCAACCTCATGGCGAACGACATAAGCGTGAACGGCCATTCCGACCGCAAGCCCCTCGGCACCATCCAAGTTTGCACAAGCTGAGAGCACGCTGACCAACGTGGCCTCCGCGAGCAGTCCCCTGTTGTGTACCAAAAATCCCCTGAAGGCCTCGACAGCATCCCAGTGGCACCCATTCCTCGATAACCCAGAGATGAGTGTCGTCCATGACACCACATCCCTCACCACCATCCGCTCAAAGAACTCTCTAGCCGCAGCCACGTCCCCGGCAAGGCACAGCACATCAAGCATGGCGTTAGAGGAGGCCAGATCCGGGCtggccatttcgtcgaacaccttagAAGCGTCACGCGCGAGACGGCCAGCTCGGCCATAGGAGCTGACGAGCGAGCATGCAACGAAGCGATCGGCCGTAAGCCCGCGGCGGAGGCACTGCGCGTGGAGAGCCGTGGTggctggtccggaggcggaggcggacctgAGGAGGGAAGGGAACGTGTGGCTGTTGGGGCGCGCTCCGGCGGCGAGCATGGCCGAGAAGAGGCGGAGGGGGGCGCATAGCGGGGTAACGGTGGAAGCGGGGAGGCGGAGGTGGGCATGGATGAGGCAGTTGTaggggaaggtggcggcggcgtgggaggtGGAGAGCGCGCCGGAGGTGAGGAGGAGGGCATGGAC is a genomic window containing:
- the LOC123094584 gene encoding putative pentatricopeptide repeat-containing protein At1g10330, whose protein sequence is MWTGSPYSFAVLERLLQDHFSAPRRLLQVHALLLTSGALSTSHAAATFPYNCLIHAHLRLPASTVTPLCAPLRLFSAMLAAGARPNSHTFPSLLRSASASGPATTALHAQCLRRGLTADRFVACSLVSSYGRAGRLARDASKVFDEMASPDLASSNAMLDVLCLAGDVAAAREFFERMVVRDVVSWTTLISGLSRNGCHWDAVEAFRGFLVHNRGLLAEATLVSVLSACANLDGAEGLAVGMAVHAYVVRHEVDLTAFLGTALIDMYGKYGKLDCCRRAFQIVCEKEVCTWNALLSALANHGKETEALVKFNMMIVGGFLPNQITFLALLTGCARAGLVEIGLYWFETMVTEYKVTPMMAHYGCVVDLLGRAGRFMEAIERIERMPFLPDASVWGALLGACKLHGNVELVAEIGRKLVALGAQQSDRFVTIRNIYLENGNWCAATRMGEVMHEAGIKKTAGQSSVVFHSSAIP